The window CGAGGGCCTGTCTCAGGGCACGGACGACCCACACAGGATGCGAGAACTCCAGCGAAAGCCGTTCGTCGTCGGTTCGCGCGGAGTCGAGCACACGCTGACGCCACTCCTCAGCAGGGGTCCGTGTTATACCTCGCAGCACACCATTAACGAAGCCGGTAGCCGACTGAGAGCCAACCTCGCGAGCCTGGGAGACCGCCTCGTCGACAGCCGCATGCTGCGCAACCCGCATCGACAGCAGCTGGTGGGTCGCGAGGCGCAGCACGTCGAGAATCGGCGGGTCAATTTTGGCGGTGTCGCGCCCGGCCGCTAGGGAGATCACAGCGTCGTAATAGCCCTGGAGCCTGAGGGTGCCGTACGTCAGTTCTGTAGCGAGGCCGGCATCCGCTGGCCCAAGCCCTGCCCGTTCAATCTTGACCGGCAGCAGGAGATTGGCATAGGCGTCTGATTCGCGCACGGCGCGGATTACCTCAAAGGCGACCCTGCGGGCGGGTTGCACACCGACGGTCTTGCGGTTCGGACGGCCGCCGCTCATGCTGACACCTCGAACTTCGTCGCGGCTGAGGAGGGCCTGCCCCGCCACCAGTCGGCTGCCTTCATGGGTTTTTTCCCCGCCGGCTGCACGGTGACGAGCTCGATAGCCTCCGTTGCCGTGCCCACGAGAACTCGTCCATCGATCAACTCTGCTTCGCCCGGGTGTCGCTGCACGACAGACGCACCCGGTGCCGCTTCAAGCACTTTTACCCGAACCCCGTCCAATTCCGCGAATGCGCCTGGTTCAGGAGTCACGCCTCGGATGCGTGCCAAGACCATTGAGGCGTGATCCGCGAAATTGACGCGGCCGTCGTCAATGGTGAGCTTCGGCGCCACCGTGATATCGCCGTGCTGGGCATCGGCACGGGCTGTACCGTCTTCGAGGGCGTCCACGACGCGCAGCAGGAGTTCTGCGCCGCTGTGAGAGAGGGAGTCCAACAGGTCGCCCGCCGTCTGCGACGGGCCGATCGTCTGCGTAAGCATGCCAAAGATATCGCCAGCATCCAGCTCCTCTACGAGCTGAAACACGGTTGCGCCGGTCACCTCGTCACCCGCCATGATGGCGCGTTGCACGGGAGCAGCCCCCCGCCAGCGCGGCAACAAAGAGAAGTGAAGGTTGATCCAACCCAACCGGGGAGTCGACAGAAGGGGCTCCTTGACGAGGCCGCCATACGCGACGATGACTCCGAGATCGGGGCGAATGTCTGCCACCGCCTGCGTCGTCGAATCGTCGAGGCGGTTCGCCTTGATCACCGGGACACCGAGCTCGTCAGCGACCGCAGCGACCGCTGTGGGGGTGACGATGCGTTTGCGCCCCTGAGGGGAATCCTCTCGAGAAATGACCGCCGCGATCTCGTGCTGCGACGCCGCAAGGAGCCGCAGCGAAGGAACCGCCGCGCTGGGCGAGCCAGCGAAAACAAGTCGCATGTCAGGAGTACCGCTTTTCGAAATAGGAGGAGGCTAGCGCCTCAGTCAATGAACGGTTCGCTGTCGTCGAACCGAAGCTTAAGTTTAGGCAGTGGCGCGACCGGCCCGGACCCCGGCACGATGCGCTTGCGCCTACTCGTGACGATACGAATGACTTCGGCCTTCAACGCAGAGGCGGTGGCTGCTCCTGCTGCGTAGTCGAACCGCACTATGGCTCGGAGCCCATCGTCGGTAGCGACGGGCCCGAGGATATCGGTGCCATCAACATCGGCGATGGACGCTAGCGCGCGCTCGACAGCGTCGGGAGACCCTGTGACGGTGGCAACGCGAACCGCAGGGGGAAAGCGCAGGCGACGCCGGTCGGCGAGTTCCCGCGACATGAACCCCGACAACCGCCACGTCGCCATGGCCGTAGCCAGAGGCCCGCCGACGCCGACCAGGACCGACGGCGCACCGGGGGCGGCCAACGCAACAGCGTTGGCCCACCAGCGAACGCAGTCTTCTGCAACGCGCAGGCTTTCTCTCGCGAGCATCCTCTCGCCGTCGAGCAGAAGCACAGCGGCGTAGCCGCCATCGGCAATCGGCTCGGCCCCCCGGGTGGCGATCACGAGCGCCGGCGCATGCGGCACCGTCATGACGGGCCGCTCGCCATCGGCCACGATCACCCGCACCCCAGGGAAGGCGCGGCCGAGTTCTTCTGCCGTGCGCACGCTGCCCTGGCCGACCAGCCGCAAACGGGTGCCCTCGCAGTGGCTGCAGCGCCACGACGTCGCAAGCGCACCGCACCACGAGCACGCGGGAGTAGCCCCGGCGCGCTTGAGAGATAAGGGACCCTCGCATGCGAGACAGCGTGCGGATGCGCGGCAGTCCTCACACGAAAGCTGGGGGGCATATCCCGGTCGCGCGACCTGCACAAGGACGGGGCCTCGTTCGAGACCGGCACGGGCCTCCCTCCACGCTGCTGACGGGATGCGGGCACCGGCCGCGAGCCGATCCTGCGATTCCTGCGCAGCCGTGGGAATGACCTTGGGCAACACAGCGCGTTCAGACCCAACCTCGCCCAGCCACCCAAGCTCAACGAGCCTCTGGACTTCTGTGCTCCGCGCGTGGGAGGCGAAAATGAGGGCGCACTTTTGCTGTTCCTGTCTCACGAGTGCGGCATCGCGGGCATGGACGTAAGGAGACAGCGGCTCCGAATGGAGCGGATCGCCGTCATCCCACATTGCGATCAGCCCGAGGTTGCGAGCGGGCGCATAGACGGCAGACCGATTGCCGATGATGACGAGGGGCTCGTCGCCGCGGCAGGCGAGGATGCTGCGATACCGCTCCGGGTTGGACTGCCGTGCATCCATCCGCACCACGCGGTTGACCGCGACAACACCAGAGAGCGCGGCCATCAGCTGACCTTGATCGCGATAGTCCGGCACAGCGATTATCGCGCTGAGACCCTGCGCAAGGGTGTGCGCTGCCGCCGCCGCGAGGGTGACCGCCCAATGACCAACCCACCGCGGTTCCGCTCCCGGCACTGCAGCGTCCACCACTGATACGAGCCGCGGAACCGCATCGAGAGCAACCCTTTCCCGATCGTTAATCAGTGCCGCGATGCGGCCGGGGGCGAACTCCGGAGGCATGGGTGCGACGGGTCGCACGTCATCAGTCGTCATGGTGCTCACGGCTTCTGGCAACGCGAGCCAGGCTTTTTCGACGCGGACCTGCCGTTTGGGGACGGCGATGCGGATGATGTCGCTCGCGTTGCCAGCCGCACGATCGGCAAGCTTTCGCGCGAGTGCCCACACCTCGGGGGCGAGGATCGAGACCGGTGATACGACGGAATCTATTTGACTCAGGGCACCCGAATAGTCGCCGCGTTCTGCAATCTCGATTACATAGCCGTCGGCGACGCGACCCGCAGATCTGAGCGGAACCCGCACGCGCACTCCTGCGGCGCAATCGGCGGCGAATTCCTCAGGAATCTCGTAGTCGAATAGCCGATCAAGCTGCGGCAGGGGTGAATCGATCAGGACCCGGGCAACCGGTGCCGAGCCCGTCACGGCTAGAGACCCGCGGCGGAACGCAGGTCGTCGACGCGGTCGAGTCGCTCCCACGTGAAGTCGGGGAGCTCTCGGCCGAAGTGACCGTAGGCCGCCGTACGGGCGTAGATCGGGCGAAGCAGATCGAGGTCTCGGATGATCGCTGCAGGCCGGAGGTCGAAGACATTGCGAATCGCGTCGATGATCACAGAGTCTGCGACTGCACCGGTGCCAAAAGACTCGACATAAAGGCCCAC is drawn from Salinibacterium hongtaonis and contains these coding sequences:
- the fmt gene encoding methionyl-tRNA formyltransferase → MRLVFAGSPSAAVPSLRLLAASQHEIAAVISREDSPQGRKRIVTPTAVAAVADELGVPVIKANRLDDSTTQAVADIRPDLGVIVAYGGLVKEPLLSTPRLGWINLHFSLLPRWRGAAPVQRAIMAGDEVTGATVFQLVEELDAGDIFGMLTQTIGPSQTAGDLLDSLSHSGAELLLRVVDALEDGTARADAQHGDITVAPKLTIDDGRVNFADHASMVLARIRGVTPEPGAFAELDGVRVKVLEAAPGASVVQRHPGEAELIDGRVLVGTATEAIELVTVQPAGKKPMKAADWWRGRPSSAATKFEVSA